CGGTGGGGTGGGCCTCGTAGAAGTGGTCGAACGTCCCGCCGCGCAGGTCCAACCCGATGTCGTCGAACAGGTCCTGGGCGAACCGCTGGTGCAAGTCGGTGTCGCGGACGTCGGCGACCGTGCCGAACAGCTTGGCGTCGCCGTCGCCGACCTGCGTGTCGACGGTGGCGGTGTGCAGGCAGAAACGGGGGTCGCGGTGCAGGTCGTGGAACTTGGTCGTGTCGGGCATCCCGATCAGCCACAGCCGGTCCTCGAACACCCGCGGCTCGATCGGGCTGATCCGCGGGGAGCCGTCGGCGCGCAGCGTCGCGAGCAGGCAGAGCTTGCCGGTCGCGGCGTGGCGGCGGGTGAAGATGGCCGAGATCCGCGGGGCGCCCGCGGTGAAGTCCGTCCAGCTCGTCATGGGGACGACGCTAGGACCGGTTCCTGACAGCTCCTGTCAGGAACCGGCGCGCGAACGCCAGGTAGGCACCGGCCAGCGCGGGCCCGGCCACCGCCAGCCCGACGACGGCACCCGCCGTCCCGGGCAGCAGCGGCAGCACCGCGGGCACCCCCGCGACGACGAGCGCGGTCGCGACGGCCTTGTGCACCGCGGGCCACACCCGGGACAGCCACAGCAGCACCAGCCCGACGACGGCCCCGGCACCGAGCGTCAGCAGGGACGTGGCCAGCAGGTGCACCGGGGCGAGGTCGCGGGTGCGGAACGGGTCGGGTCGCTCCCCCGTGCGCTCCAGCTCCGCGCGCACGAGACCGGCGGGCGGGCCCAGCTCGGCGAGCGCCTCCCGGATCCGCTCCTCCGACGCCCCGGGCCCGGCGCGCTCGGCGCAGTGCGTCCAGATCCGCGACCCCACCTCCAGCCGCGAGACCGGGGAGAGCTGGTGGGCGCACGCGTCGAACTCGCGGAGGTAGGTCGTCAGCGCGCTCACCGGGCGACCCGCCCGGACAGCTCCGCCCCCAGCGCCACCGCGGCCGCCCGCAGCACCGGGGTGATCTGCTCGACGGCCGCCCACGTCACGCGCGTCTCGGGCCCGGAGACCGACACCGCGGTCGGCGACGGCCCGCCCGGCACGGCCACGGCGACGCACCGCACCCCCAGCTCCTGCTCGGCGTCGTCGACGGCGAAGCCCTGGCGGCGGATGCGGTCCAGCTCGCCCAGCAGCGCGTCGGGGTCGGTGATCGTGTGCGGGGTCGGCGCGGCCATCCCGGTGCGGGCCAGCATCGCGCGCACC
This sequence is a window from Pseudonocardia petroleophila. Protein-coding genes within it:
- a CDS encoding pyridoxamine 5'-phosphate oxidase family protein, whose product is MTSWTDFTAGAPRISAIFTRRHAATGKLCLLATLRADGSPRISPIEPRVFEDRLWLIGMPDTTKFHDLHRDPRFCLHTATVDTQVGDGDAKLFGTVADVRDTDLHQRFAQDLFDDIGLDLRGGTFDHFYEAHPTGASSVEIVDGHMEVGIWKPGQDERVVRRT